TTTCGCATGTCTTCGGCCTAACGGGGCTGTTGGTCAGGGGCAGGCGGACGCGCGAGCGTGCTCGCGTGGAAGACTGTCCGCTGCAGCCGCGTGATGGCCGGCACGAAGCGGCCGCGCCATCTTATTGATGATGCAGATCAGCATATCCTGCCCTAGAAACCTCCAGCAACTGCGGCGATTCTCTCGCCTTTTCAATGACTTGTCAAGGTTCACCGGGACCGCGCCTCCGGTCGATCGGCGAGGCAATAGACATCGCACCTACCCCATTTTAAGAGTGAGTACATATTGCCAACAGACCTACCATCCGCGCCGTTTTTCCCTTGTCTTCTCAACAATCCATCTGTATGCTTTTCAATATAGACTAGTCTAAGACCAGTATGACTGGAGGCATTCATGAAAAGTATCGGAGCGTATGAGGCGAAAACGCATCTGCCTGAGCTGTTAGCGCGTGTCGCCAAAGGAGAGAAGATCACGATCACCAAATACGGCGTCCCGGTCGCTACATTGCAGCCTGCGGATGCCGCGAAGAAGACCCCCGTGCGGGAGATCATCGACCAGATGAAGCGATTTCGCAGCGGCCACCACCTCGGCGGACTATCGGTTCGCGACATGATCGAGGAAGGCAGACGTTGATGCCCACGCGATTCGTCGTCGATACCTCAGTCGTCATGGCGTGGTGTTTTCGCGATGCCGGAAACCGCTACGCTGATGCTGTCCTTGAGAGCCTCGAAACCGGCGAGGCCCTCGTTCATGCCATCTGGCCCCTTGAAGTCGGTAATGTCCTGCTTGTAGCGGAGCGCAAGAAACGTCTCAGTGAGGCGTCACTGGTTCGCTTTCTTGCCCTGCTTCGTAATCTGCCAATTACAGTCGAACAGGAGACCCCTGATCGAATGCTAACGGAAATCGTCTCACTGGCGCGGACACATCATCTTTCAACCTATGACGCATCCTATCTCGATCTCGCCATGAGGCTGGGACTACCAATCGCCACACAGGACGCCCTTTTGGCCAAAGCCGCAAAGACCTGCCGAGTCCCCGCCTTCGATCCGGCATCCGCCCAAGGGTAACCCTGAAGGCGCCACATCAGCCGTTTTGGACAAATAGGTACGTAGGCAGGTGGTAGGACCTCCGCGAGACTCACCTTTTCTCTTCCACAAACGTAAAATCTGTCGGATCGGCCGTGTTCTGGAGCAATTCGGGATATAGGGACAGACACTATTTATTGAAATCCTTTCTTGGTCTTCCCATCTGCTACACGTGTATTACTCATCCAGCTTCCTGCGTACCTCCCAGATGAACCCGTCTCTTCGCAGTGGTTCTTTCGGGTGTTCCGTGGGTACCCTGGCCTTCCAGCATCCCCTCCCCCCTCGAGGGGGAGGAACACAGCTACCCTCTTCCCCGGAAGGGATATTGAGATCCCTCGTACCCACGCTAATGCCGGAAGAACCTTTGCAGTGGCTGCTCTGTCATCGTGCGCATTCGTATCGCTGTCGTCCCGAAAGACCGCCTGGCGATCATTCCCTCGTTGCCTCACATGATACGGGTGGCCGGGTACAACAGCTCGGGTAATCCGTGGCATGCATGATCATTGCAGCGAACACCACGAATTGTCACGATAGTAGTGTAGTGTCCCCAACGCTTCTTTACATATCCCGTTTGCCCTGAGCTCGTCGAAGGGTCAAGTATTTCAATAGGTTCCGTTCATGGTTCGACAAGCCTGTGGTGAGCCTGTCGAACTGCTCACCACGAACGGACTGTAAAGACTTCACAGGGACAGTACGCTAGCGTCTGTCCCTATTTTCTTGGAATGAGAGTGGGACGCAGAGCTCGGCGCCGTGTCTCCGAAAACTTAGTCGAGACGAAACCTCTTCGCGCTCGTCAGCGAGAGGCGGACTGATCGGTCCGGAGCAATACCCGCTTGCCCTGGTAGCTCACGTAGACTCCGTCGGACGTGATGCTCTCGATCACGAGGTTGGCGTCGATCCGCTGGCCTTCGACGTACTTTTGGTTGTTGATGAAGACCCGGCGCTCCGCGGGGACCTCGGAATAGACGTGAACCTGGAGGCGCAGATTCGCGAAGACCTCCTGAGGTACCGGCAATTCTTGAGACGCCGGCGGTGTTGCCGGGTCTCGCTCCAGAGGCTTCACGGGAGCCGAGGCCACTGCAGGAGCCGGGGACTTCTCCGGCGCGGTCTCAGGCGTCGGAGGCGCGGCGGACCTCGGGGCAGCCGCTCCGGCGGATGTCACGTGCGCCGGCTTCGTCGCGGCCCGCGAGGCCGCGTCAGGATTTTGCTCCAGCCGCGACAGGGGCACGGAGGGCGCGCTCCTCGTTGCAGAGGGTGGGACTTGCTCCGGCGCCGCCGGTGCCGGGGATGTCGCGGGCGCCCGAGTCACGCTCACCAGAGCTCCGTCGGGGACGGAGGGCGCCGGGCGCAGCAGCCACAGCAAGACGCCCACGTTCACGACGATCACCACACCGGCGATCCACGGCCAGAGGAGCCGGTGCCGTGAAGGAGGCGCCGGCGTCCGGTGGACGGTTGCCGGTGTGGGAACGGCCACCGGGTGTCGATCCCGGTCGGCCTTCTTCAATGCGTCGAGGATGTAGGACATGTGCGGCCTATGAGCCTGCTCGCCGGAGGCGAGGTATCTTTGGATCGCGCTGGGCGGCGCTCAAATGGGTCAGCGTCTCCTTTCCGACGATCCCGTCGGCCATGAGCGACCGACTACGCTGGAAGGCGATCACCCGGGCACGGAGGTCGTTGTCGAAGACCTGGCGATTCCGTCCTCCTCCGGGGACGCCGTCGAACTCGGCGAACTGCTCTCGCACCCACTCCACGTCCTTGCCGCGCGTGCCCGGCCTGATGGGAACCGAGCTCAACACGGGCGCCTTCCAGAGGAGAATGAACGGACCATCCCAGTAGAGGTCGATCTCGCTCAGCGGGAACACGTGCCGCCGCCCCCCGACGTCGAGGGTCGCGTTCTGCTCGTCTAGGGCCACCACCGTGGCATACCGACGATCTCCCGCCGGCGTCGACAGCTCGATGATGGCCGGCAGGTTAAATCGCCGGAGCTTGCCCCACGAGCCCGTCTTGAAGAGACACTGAAGTCCTTCGGAGCGACCGCGCTCGCAGTCGAGGTTGTCCATGGAGCCGTCGACGTCAAGGCGCCAGCTCGCATAGAGGCTGGCGAAGGCCGACTGCCTGTCTGCGCGTAGTGAGGGATCCGAGAGGAGCGCCGATAGTATAGCGGACGTCGGGGTCGGATTCATCGCACTCGGGATCACGGCACGCCGGATCAACCGAGCCTGCCCCTGAGTGACGAGCACCCAAGTGCCGGTGACGAGCACTACGACGAGCACCGCTGCGCCCACCCACTGCCATCGACGCGCGGACCGCGGCGTGAGCGTCTCACCGAGCACCTCGCTCGCCGCGCGGCGCACCGTGGCGGCCATGACACGACGTTGGTCTTGCGTGTATGCCCCGAGCAGCGCGCGGTCGCAGATGGCGTTGATCAGCCGCGGGATGCCGCGCGCCGCCCCGTGCACTGAGCGCATCGCCGCATCGGTGAAGATCTTTTTCTTCTGGCCGGCGATCTGGATTCGATGAACGATATAAGCTCGCGTGTCGTCCTCGGAGAACGCCAGCAGGTGATAGCGCGCGGTGACCCGCTGGGCCAATTGCCGGAGCTCTTCCTTGTCGAGCAATCGGATCAGCTCCGGCTGGCCGATGAGGATGATCTGCAGCAGCTTCTGGGTTGGGGTCTCGAGATTCGTCAGCAGCCGGATCTGCTCCAGGACATCGGTGGCGAGGTCCTGCGCCTCGTCGACGATGAGCACCGTGCGACGCCCCTGCGCGTGCGCATCGAGCAGGTGTCGGTAGAGCGCGTCGACGAAGAGCTTCCCGCTGGTCGTGCCGGCGGGATACGAGATACGGAGCTCGTCGCACACCGCAGCGAGCAGCTCGATATCCGTGAGCCGCGGATTGAGGATGAGAGCCACGTCCACGCGGGGCGGCAGTTGCTCCAGCAGACACCGGCAGAGTGTCGTCTTCCCTGTTCCAACCTCGCCGGTAAGCTGCACGAATCCGCCGCCTTCTCCGACCCCGTAGAGAAGGTGTGCCAGGGCTTCACGGTGACGCTCACTCATGTAGAGATAGCGCGGATCGGGCGTCATGGAGAACGGGACCTCGGTGAGGCCGAAATGCGTCGTATACATCATGTGACGTGGAAGGGGGCTGCGCTGCCCTTCCTCACCTTCCCCCGCGAGAATCGGAGAGGATGTCGTCGGCCGTCTTCGGCGGACAACGACGGCGTTGCGCCGGCGGAGCCGTCACCCGACCATCCCTCATTATTCAGCTTGCTGATAGCTGACATCTGATCATCGATGTGATAAGGCATTGCTTTCGATGACTGGAAGTAACTAATCCGCCCTCCTGGGAGTCCACATTACGGAGGCAACGATCCGGCTAACGATGAGTTCAGCGGGCGGCGTTTACGCCATCCCTGGAATGATTTGTTTGGCACATCCTCTTTGTGTATCAAACCTCAATGGTCGCTGTCCCTATTTTAAGAACTTTATCGTCTTTGGCGCGGTGTCTTGCCAGGCTGACACTGAGGATCAGGATTTGCGGATCGCTGTTTCAATAGCTCGCTAATCGTTCCCCTGAGCTTCATACATTGGATCGCAGTGTCGATGAATGGCTGGGCCAGTTTTGACGAGCCCGCTCTGGCCACCTGATCCGCGCCTTGATTGGCGGTAGCGGCCATCCCCTCATAGATACAGTAACGCTGGGTCAGCACCTGGGTGGTCATACCCTTCAGTTCAGCATACTCCACATGGCAATTCTCGGCCGCCGCTGAGACTCCGGGCAAAAAGGCGAGTAGTACGCCAAACGCGACACTTGCGCGTACAACGATTCGCATGGCCTTACCTCCTGCCGGATCCGATCCGACTGCTATCTGGCCCATAGATATTTACTGTCCCACCTTGTACCTTGCCATAGCCGACACTCCGCCACCTGGCTGTGCCAGGGCAATACCCTTGACAAAGTCGCCGCAGCGGTCATAAACGGCCATGTGCCCGGGCCAGCCCGGGCGGCTACCGTCCGGTGGGGGCGGCATCGAGGTCTCAGAATGGCTGTTGTGTTCACTGGGCACGGAGAGAGCGAGTGGAGACCCCTCTAATGCTTCCTATCGTCAAAAGCGTGGCGGCTGATTTTTACTTTCGGCGTTCTTATATTTTCTCATTTTTAATTGTCGCTGTCCCTATTTTCCTATTTTCCTGAGAAAAGACGCTAGTTTTCCGGTAAGCCAAATGCGATGACCGCGTCCCCCAGCGGAAACTGGAACTTCTGGTGCCCCCCGGCAGCTACCACTATAAATTGCTTTCCACCCGCCTTGTAAATGACCGGCGGCGCATTAACACCGGC
The window above is part of the Candidatus Methylomirabilis limnetica genome. Proteins encoded here:
- a CDS encoding type II toxin-antitoxin system Phd/YefM family antitoxin produces the protein MKSIGAYEAKTHLPELLARVAKGEKITITKYGVPVATLQPADAAKKTPVREIIDQMKRFRSGHHLGGLSVRDMIEEGRR
- a CDS encoding type II toxin-antitoxin system VapC family toxin — protein: MPTRFVVDTSVVMAWCFRDAGNRYADAVLESLETGEALVHAIWPLEVGNVLLVAERKKRLSEASLVRFLALLRNLPITVEQETPDRMLTEIVSLARTHHLSTYDASYLDLAMRLGLPIATQDALLAKAAKTCRVPAFDPASAQG
- a CDS encoding general secretion pathway protein GspB: MSVTRAPATSPAPAAPEQVPPSATRSAPSVPLSRLEQNPDAASRAATKPAHVTSAGAAAPRSAAPPTPETAPEKSPAPAVASAPVKPLERDPATPPASQELPVPQEVFANLRLQVHVYSEVPAERRVFINNQKYVEGQRIDANLVIESITSDGVYVSYQGKRVLLRTDQSASR
- a CDS encoding ExeA family protein, giving the protein MSERHREALAHLLYGVGEGGGFVQLTGEVGTGKTTLCRCLLEQLPPRVDVALILNPRLTDIELLAAVCDELRISYPAGTTSGKLFVDALYRHLLDAHAQGRRTVLIVDEAQDLATDVLEQIRLLTNLETPTQKLLQIILIGQPELIRLLDKEELRQLAQRVTARYHLLAFSEDDTRAYIVHRIQIAGQKKKIFTDAAMRSVHGAARGIPRLINAICDRALLGAYTQDQRRVMAATVRRAASEVLGETLTPRSARRWQWVGAAVLVVVLVTGTWVLVTQGQARLIRRAVIPSAMNPTPTSAILSALLSDPSLRADRQSAFASLYASWRLDVDGSMDNLDCERGRSEGLQCLFKTGSWGKLRRFNLPAIIELSTPAGDRRYATVVALDEQNATLDVGGRRHVFPLSEIDLYWDGPFILLWKAPVLSSVPIRPGTRGKDVEWVREQFAEFDGVPGGGRNRQVFDNDLRARVIAFQRSRSLMADGIVGKETLTHLSAAQRDPKIPRLRRAGS